A window of the Mesorhizobium opportunistum WSM2075 genome harbors these coding sequences:
- the sthA gene encoding Si-specific NAD(P)(+) transhydrogenase has product MDYDMLVIGSGPSGRRAAVQSAKLGKSVLVVDRGRRLGGVSVHTGTIPSKTLRETVLNLSGWRERGFYGRGYRVKQDISVGDLVERLHKTLDHEVEVLQHQFMRNTVKSARAAVKFLGPNKVSLTTDNGDYSEVGFANALIAVGTRPHRPRDVPFDKTRVFDSDEMLELDRLPRTLTVIGAGVIGVEYATIFSALDVPVTLVEPRSSILDFVDREIVDDFIHQMRDRGMTIRLGSAVKEIRSRPEAAEVELADGRTIRSEVVLYAAGRTGNVGSLGLDVVGIDADTRGRIKVDPQTFQTSVPNIYAAGDVIGFPSLASTSMEQGRVAACHAFGVALPPPPETFPYGIYAVPEISTVGQSEEQVRESGAAYEVGVARFRETSRGHIMGVNTGFLKLLFSIETRRLLGAHIVGEGATELIHIGQAVINLGGTVDFFVNNTFNYPTLAEAYKIAGLDAWNRMGRG; this is encoded by the coding sequence ATGGACTACGACATGCTGGTCATCGGCAGCGGCCCTTCCGGCCGCCGCGCCGCGGTGCAGTCCGCCAAGCTCGGCAAATCGGTGCTGGTGGTCGATAGGGGCCGGCGTCTTGGCGGCGTCTCGGTGCACACCGGCACCATCCCTTCCAAGACGCTGCGCGAAACGGTGCTCAACCTCTCGGGCTGGCGCGAACGCGGCTTTTATGGACGCGGCTACCGGGTCAAGCAGGATATCTCGGTCGGCGACCTGGTCGAGCGGCTGCACAAGACGCTCGACCATGAGGTCGAGGTCCTGCAGCACCAGTTCATGCGCAACACGGTCAAGAGCGCACGTGCCGCGGTAAAATTTCTCGGTCCAAACAAGGTCAGCCTGACGACCGACAATGGCGACTACAGCGAAGTCGGTTTCGCCAATGCGCTGATCGCGGTCGGCACCAGACCGCACCGGCCGCGCGACGTGCCCTTCGACAAGACCCGCGTCTTCGACAGCGACGAGATGCTGGAACTCGACCGCTTGCCGCGCACGCTGACGGTGATCGGCGCCGGCGTCATCGGTGTCGAATACGCCACGATCTTTTCCGCTCTCGACGTGCCGGTGACGCTGGTCGAGCCGCGCAGCTCCATCCTCGATTTCGTCGACCGCGAGATCGTCGACGATTTCATCCATCAGATGCGTGATCGTGGCATGACGATAAGGCTGGGCAGTGCGGTGAAGGAAATCCGCTCCAGGCCGGAAGCCGCCGAGGTAGAACTGGCCGATGGCCGCACCATTCGCTCCGAGGTCGTGCTCTACGCCGCCGGCCGCACCGGCAATGTCGGCAGCCTGGGGCTGGATGTGGTCGGCATCGATGCCGATACCCGAGGCCGCATCAAGGTCGACCCGCAGACCTTCCAGACCAGCGTGCCGAACATCTACGCGGCTGGCGACGTCATCGGCTTTCCGAGCCTCGCCTCCACCTCGATGGAGCAGGGCAGGGTCGCCGCCTGTCATGCCTTCGGCGTGGCATTGCCGCCGCCGCCGGAAACATTCCCTTATGGCATCTATGCGGTGCCGGAAATCTCGACCGTCGGCCAGTCCGAGGAACAGGTGCGCGAGAGTGGCGCCGCCTACGAGGTCGGCGTGGCGCGCTTCCGCGAGACGTCACGCGGCCACATCATGGGCGTCAACACCGGCTTCCTGAAATTGTTGTTCTCGATCGAGACGCGTCGCCTGCTCGGCGCGCACATCGTCGGCGAGGGCGCTACCGAACTCATCCACATCGGCCAGGCGGTGATAAATCTCGGCGGCACGGTCGACTTCTTCGTCAACAACACCTTCAACTACCCGACGCTTGCCGAGGCCTACAAGATCGCCGGACTTGATGCCTGGAACAGGATGGGGCGGGGGTAG
- a CDS encoding RDD family protein — translation MNARVLDGEIINTRLDDVRAYEGVRTRRILAFVLDYIMVALLTIPFAILVFFLGLLTLGLGWVLFGVLVPAVAILYIWNTLGSTDQATTGMKMMGIRLDRLDGRPIDGLTAVVHSVLFWAGNVILSPLVLLVTLFADRKRTLHDLLLGTVVSRTGR, via the coding sequence ATGAACGCGCGCGTTCTCGACGGCGAAATCATCAACACCAGGCTCGATGATGTCAGGGCCTATGAAGGCGTGCGCACAAGGCGCATCCTGGCCTTCGTGCTCGACTATATCATGGTCGCGCTGCTCACCATTCCGTTCGCCATACTGGTGTTCTTCCTCGGGCTCTTGACCCTCGGCCTTGGCTGGGTGCTGTTTGGCGTCCTCGTGCCGGCCGTTGCCATCCTCTACATCTGGAACACGCTGGGCAGCACCGACCAGGCCACCACGGGCATGAAGATGATGGGCATCCGCCTCGACCGGCTCGACGGCAGGCCGATCGACGGCCTCACCGCGGTCGTCCATTCCGTGCTGTTCTGGGCCGGCAACGTCATCCTGTCGCCGCTCGTCCTGCTGGTGACCCTGTTTGCCGACCGCAAGCGCACGCTGCATGACCTTCTGCTCGGCACCGTGGTCAGCCGCACCGGCCGTTGA
- a CDS encoding arginyltransferase: MTQHPTQSPQFFLTAPSPCPYLDGQFERKVFTHLVGDKASEMNDLLTQGGFRRSQNIAYRPACETCRACVSVRILAQEFVASRNMKRVLQHNSDLVGAMHNAEPSTEQYSLFRSYLDARHRRGGMSDMTVLDYAMMVEDTHVDTKVIEYRRRGPDTFITGKGQGELIAVALTDKMADGLSMVYSYFNPDFESRSLGTFMILDHIARARAMGLPHVYLGYWVNGSRKMNYKMRFMPQEHLGPKGWERYINEAVSR; encoded by the coding sequence ATGACGCAGCACCCGACCCAGTCGCCGCAGTTCTTCCTGACCGCGCCGTCGCCGTGCCCCTACCTCGACGGTCAGTTCGAGCGCAAGGTGTTCACGCATCTGGTCGGCGACAAGGCGTCGGAGATGAACGATCTCCTGACGCAAGGCGGCTTCCGGCGCTCGCAGAACATCGCCTACAGACCGGCCTGCGAGACCTGCCGCGCCTGCGTGTCCGTGCGCATCCTGGCCCAGGAATTCGTTGCCAGCCGCAACATGAAGCGCGTGCTGCAGCATAATTCCGACCTCGTCGGCGCCATGCACAATGCCGAGCCCTCGACTGAACAATATTCACTGTTCCGCAGCTATCTCGATGCCCGCCACCGCCGCGGCGGCATGTCCGACATGACGGTGCTCGACTACGCCATGATGGTCGAGGATACCCATGTCGACACCAAGGTGATCGAATACCGGCGGCGCGGCCCCGACACCTTCATCACAGGCAAGGGCCAGGGCGAACTCATCGCGGTGGCGCTCACCGACAAGATGGCCGACGGCCTGTCGATGGTCTATTCCTACTTCAATCCCGATTTCGAAAGCCGTTCGCTCGGCACGTTCATGATCCTCGACCACATCGCCCGCGCCAGGGCGATGGGCCTGCCCCATGTCTACCTCGGCTACTGGGTCAATGGCTCGCGCAAGATGAATTATAAGATGCGCTTCATGCCGCAGGAGCATCTCGGCCCCAAGGGCTGGGAACGCTACATCAACGAAGCGGTTTCGCGCTGA
- a CDS encoding DMT family transporter encodes MSSHYDHQKGLLITALGGLTLTVDIPLIRLADGGAWTIMLLRTGTTFVAAMVIWSVWRALSRSAPPLIPGWSGLIVAICYGLTGITFVTAVYHTSTADLVFILAFNTVFAGLLSWIFLRERPRLVTIAAMAIMILGVLVIVGGSVGTGKLFGDFMALCSAFFIAVAITISRASGKDMGFTSLVGVLLPLALAVFMVSGEGFHVNAPWWIVFNGAIIMPISFFCLAAGPKYISGPEVAMFYLLETVLAPVWVWMIFAEAPTRNSLIGGAILIVTLVAHSLWQLHEGRKRRVDFAVHHPV; translated from the coding sequence ATGTCCTCTCATTACGATCACCAGAAAGGTCTTTTGATAACCGCCCTCGGCGGGCTCACGCTGACTGTCGATATACCGTTGATCCGCCTCGCCGACGGAGGCGCATGGACGATCATGCTGCTGCGCACCGGCACTACTTTCGTGGCGGCCATGGTCATCTGGTCGGTCTGGCGGGCACTCAGCCGAAGCGCCCCGCCGCTCATCCCCGGCTGGTCCGGCCTGATCGTGGCGATATGCTACGGGCTGACCGGGATCACCTTCGTCACCGCCGTCTACCACACCTCGACCGCCGACCTGGTGTTCATCCTGGCTTTCAACACCGTCTTCGCGGGCTTGCTATCTTGGATATTCCTGAGGGAAAGGCCACGGCTTGTGACCATCGCGGCGATGGCGATCATGATCCTCGGCGTGCTGGTCATCGTCGGCGGCTCGGTCGGCACCGGCAAGCTGTTCGGCGATTTCATGGCGCTGTGCTCGGCCTTCTTCATCGCGGTGGCCATCACCATCTCGCGCGCCAGCGGCAAGGACATGGGATTCACCTCGCTCGTCGGCGTCCTTCTGCCGCTCGCGCTGGCGGTCTTCATGGTGTCAGGCGAAGGCTTTCATGTGAACGCGCCATGGTGGATCGTCTTCAACGGCGCCATCATCATGCCGATCTCGTTCTTCTGCCTCGCCGCCGGGCCGAAATACATTTCAGGACCGGAGGTGGCGATGTTCTACCTGCTCGAAACCGTGCTGGCGCCGGTCTGGGTATGGATGATCTTTGCCGAGGCACCGACCCGCAACAGCCTGATCGGCGGCGCGATCCTGATCGTCACGCTGGTCGCGCACTCGCTCTGGCAGCTGCATGAAGGGCGCAAGCGCCGGGTCGATTTCGCGGTGCACCACCCGGTCTAG
- a CDS encoding AI-2E family transporter, protein MKEAKIQKPERQQRLFGLSTPLRSAVIPPLSAARWLLVLIVAAGVYFFHGFLFPVLAALVIAFASWPLYRRLLASVGGNRTIAATFAILFILAFLVIPIALAGTYAINEVREWVGWAIETNRHGATTPHWIATLPVIGEWLNEQWTDNFGHPGGIGELIQLISGANIGSIYRGVLAAGGSAFGLLLTLLFMMIALFFAYRDGEHFAGQVDRLGERILPTRWERISRVVPATISSTVTGMTVIAIGEGLVLGIAYWLAGVPSPVTLGALTGVMALIPGGAPLSFTLVSIYLAASGSPMAGLALFLWGAVELFIVDKTLRPKLVGGPIKLPFLPTFFGLIGGVKTMGFLGLFIGPVLMALLVAIWREWLREVELADETAADSAAEIEAGPQIEVLPESSAAKKASA, encoded by the coding sequence TTGAAGGAAGCAAAAATCCAGAAACCGGAACGGCAGCAGCGCCTGTTCGGCCTGTCGACGCCACTGCGGTCCGCGGTCATTCCGCCGCTGTCGGCGGCGCGCTGGCTGCTGGTGCTGATCGTCGCCGCCGGCGTCTATTTCTTCCACGGCTTCCTTTTCCCGGTGCTGGCGGCGCTCGTCATCGCCTTCGCAAGCTGGCCGCTCTACCGGCGCCTGCTGGCCAGCGTCGGCGGCAACCGCACCATTGCCGCCACCTTTGCCATCCTGTTCATCCTGGCCTTCCTGGTCATACCGATCGCGCTTGCCGGCACCTACGCCATCAACGAGGTGCGCGAGTGGGTCGGCTGGGCGATCGAGACCAATCGGCACGGTGCCACCACACCGCACTGGATTGCTACGCTGCCTGTCATCGGTGAGTGGCTGAACGAACAATGGACGGACAATTTTGGCCATCCCGGCGGCATCGGCGAGCTGATCCAGTTGATCAGCGGCGCCAATATCGGCAGCATCTATCGCGGCGTGCTCGCCGCCGGCGGCAGTGCTTTCGGGCTGTTGCTGACGCTGCTGTTCATGATGATCGCGCTGTTCTTCGCCTATCGCGACGGCGAACACTTTGCCGGCCAGGTCGACCGGCTCGGCGAACGCATCCTGCCGACCCGCTGGGAGCGGATCTCGCGCGTCGTGCCGGCGACGATTTCTTCGACCGTGACCGGCATGACCGTTATCGCCATCGGCGAGGGGCTGGTGCTGGGCATTGCCTACTGGCTGGCCGGGGTGCCATCCCCGGTAACGCTCGGCGCCCTGACCGGCGTCATGGCGCTGATACCCGGCGGCGCACCGCTGTCCTTCACGCTGGTCTCGATCTACCTCGCCGCCAGCGGCTCGCCGATGGCCGGCCTGGCGCTGTTCCTGTGGGGAGCGGTCGAGCTGTTCATCGTCGACAAGACATTGCGCCCGAAGCTTGTCGGCGGCCCGATAAAGCTACCCTTCCTGCCGACCTTTTTCGGCCTCATCGGCGGCGTCAAGACCATGGGTTTCCTCGGCCTGTTCATCGGACCGGTGCTGATGGCGCTGCTGGTGGCGATCTGGCGCGAATGGCTGCGCGAGGTGGAGCTGGCCGACGAGACGGCCGCCGACTCGGCGGCCGAAATCGAGGCCGGTCCGCAGATCGAAGTCCTGCCGGAATCCAGTGCGGCGAAGAAAGCCAGCGCCTGA
- the parC gene encoding DNA topoisomerase IV subunit A produces the protein MGKRLLPPDNGGGDHIEPVDLKKALEERYLAYALSTIMHRALPDVRDGLKPVHRRIMHAMRLLRLNPDQGFAKCARIVGEVMGKFHPHGDQSIYDALVRLAQDFSMRYPLVDGQGNFGNIDGDNAAAMRYTEARMTDVATELLAGITEDAVDYRPTYNEEDEEPVVLPGAFPNLLANGSSGIAVGMATSIPPHNAAELCDAALHLIEHRDAPVAKLMDFVQGPDFPTGGIIVDSRASILEAYETGRGGFRVRSRWSQEDQGRGTWSIVVTEIPYGVQKARLIEKIAELLMARKLPLLEDIRDESAEDIRVVLVPKSRSVDPGILMESLFKLTELESRFPLNMNVLSRGKVPNVLSLKGVLQEWLDHRRDVLVRRSKHRLGEIERRLEILAGYLIAYLNIDEVIKIIREEDEPKQVMMARWSLTDTQAEAILNMRLRALRKLEEFEIRKEFDGLTTEKKQIEALLASDAKQWSTIKWEVTSIRDKFGPETELGKRRTQFADAPEHDLTDIAHAMIEREPVTVVVSEKGWLRAMKGHLADLSTLTFKEGDSLKLAFHAQTTDKVLVFTTGGKFYTIGADRLPGGRGHGEPIRIIVDMDNDQDIVTAFVHDPKRKLLLASYDANGFIVPEEEVVANTRKGKQVMNVKAPDEAKRCVPLTGDHLAIVGENRKMLVFALSDIPEMGRGKGVRLQKYKDGGLLDLKPFTLETGLSWQDSADRTFTRSREELAEWIGARASAGRMVPKGFPRTGKFG, from the coding sequence GGCGGTGGCGATCATATCGAACCGGTCGACCTGAAGAAGGCGCTGGAAGAGCGCTATCTCGCCTATGCGCTGTCGACCATCATGCATCGGGCGCTGCCCGACGTGCGCGACGGACTGAAACCGGTCCATCGCCGCATCATGCATGCCATGCGCCTGCTGCGGCTCAACCCCGACCAGGGCTTCGCCAAATGCGCCCGCATCGTCGGCGAGGTGATGGGCAAGTTCCACCCGCATGGCGACCAGTCGATCTATGACGCGCTGGTGCGGCTGGCGCAGGATTTTTCGATGCGCTATCCGCTGGTCGACGGGCAGGGCAATTTCGGCAACATCGACGGCGATAACGCCGCCGCCATGCGTTACACCGAAGCGCGCATGACCGACGTCGCGACCGAGCTGTTGGCCGGCATCACCGAGGATGCTGTCGACTACCGGCCGACCTACAATGAAGAGGACGAGGAGCCGGTCGTGCTGCCCGGCGCTTTCCCGAACCTCCTGGCCAATGGCTCGTCGGGCATTGCCGTCGGCATGGCGACGTCGATCCCCCCGCACAACGCAGCCGAACTTTGCGACGCCGCACTTCACCTGATCGAGCACCGGGACGCGCCGGTGGCGAAGCTGATGGATTTCGTCCAGGGTCCGGATTTCCCGACCGGCGGCATCATCGTCGACAGCCGCGCCTCCATCCTCGAAGCCTACGAAACCGGCCGCGGCGGCTTTCGTGTCCGCTCCAGGTGGAGCCAGGAAGACCAGGGCAGGGGCACCTGGAGCATCGTCGTCACCGAAATCCCTTATGGCGTGCAGAAGGCGCGGCTGATCGAGAAGATCGCCGAGTTGCTGATGGCCCGCAAACTGCCGCTGCTCGAAGACATCAGGGACGAAAGTGCCGAAGACATCCGCGTCGTGCTGGTGCCCAAGAGCCGATCGGTCGATCCCGGCATCCTGATGGAATCGCTGTTCAAGCTCACCGAGCTCGAAAGCCGCTTCCCGCTCAACATGAATGTGCTTTCGCGCGGCAAGGTGCCCAATGTGCTGTCGCTCAAGGGCGTCCTGCAGGAATGGCTCGACCATCGCCGTGATGTGCTCGTCCGCCGCTCCAAGCATCGCCTGGGCGAGATCGAAAGACGGCTGGAGATCCTCGCCGGCTATCTGATCGCCTATCTCAACATCGACGAGGTGATCAAGATCATCCGCGAGGAGGATGAGCCCAAGCAGGTGATGATGGCCCGCTGGTCGCTCACCGACACCCAGGCCGAAGCCATCCTCAACATGCGCCTGCGCGCCCTGCGCAAGCTGGAGGAGTTCGAGATCCGCAAGGAATTCGACGGCCTCACCACCGAGAAGAAACAGATCGAGGCATTGCTTGCGTCCGACGCCAAGCAATGGTCGACGATCAAGTGGGAAGTCACCAGCATCCGGGACAAGTTCGGCCCGGAGACAGAGCTCGGCAAGCGCCGCACCCAGTTCGCCGATGCACCCGAGCACGACCTGACCGACATCGCCCATGCCATGATCGAGCGCGAGCCGGTCACCGTGGTGGTTTCGGAAAAGGGCTGGCTGCGGGCGATGAAGGGCCATCTGGCCGATCTCTCGACGTTGACCTTCAAGGAGGGCGACAGCCTCAAGCTCGCCTTCCACGCCCAGACCACCGACAAGGTGCTGGTGTTCACCACCGGCGGCAAGTTCTACACGATCGGCGCCGACCGGTTGCCGGGCGGGCGCGGCCATGGCGAACCGATCCGCATCATCGTCGACATGGACAATGACCAGGATATCGTCACCGCCTTCGTCCACGATCCCAAGCGCAAGCTGTTGCTGGCCTCCTATGACGCCAACGGCTTCATTGTGCCGGAGGAGGAAGTCGTCGCCAACACCCGCAAGGGCAAGCAGGTGATGAACGTCAAGGCGCCGGACGAAGCCAAGCGCTGCGTCCCGCTCACCGGCGATCATCTCGCCATCGTCGGCGAGAACCGCAAGATGCTGGTGTTCGCGCTTTCAGACATCCCGGAAATGGGTCGCGGCAAAGGCGTGCGGCTACAGAAATACAAGGATGGCGGCCTGCTCGACCTAAAGCCGTTCACGCTGGAGACCGGCCTGTCCTGGCAGGATTCGGCCGACCGCACGTTTACCCGGTCGCGCGAGGAACTGGCCGAATGGATCGGCGCCCGCGCGTCGGCCGGACGGATGGTGCCGAAGGGATTTCCGAGGACGGGGAAGTTTGGGTAG